The following coding sequences lie in one Oryza brachyantha chromosome 10, ObraRS2, whole genome shotgun sequence genomic window:
- the LOC102721023 gene encoding putative disease resistance protein RGA4, translating to MELMEKVKRLEQLLLRAHMVVEEADGRYIANSWMLLHLKTIATAMYHGYHVLDTVKFKKNKEEDNDLVNDSSASCFANPLKRSRTSTVCTERKKKFSMELQDALENLEVIIGDMNEFVIFLTGCDRMTHKPYDTYLYIDNFMFGRHVEKQHLINLLLENNICGPPAVIPIVGRRGVGKRTLIMHACNDERVRSHFNRIFHINGEKLGEITTKNGDLSTRTLVIVEFASDVDDNDWRKFYSSLTSLNRGNKVIILTRVKKLVRFGTVKPITLDIMVYEEYRYLLKTLSFGSANPADHPQLVPIVEELAMLLGGRLIPANIIGYVLRKDLNVQFWLSKLKGVRFSIENNMSVSGSHPNELFDQGHPAHLKDYILYPAASTSNNAPKNDLPYLIFGDLLASKSFLPKGDFNLVSWESRIPPYTSFVHMARFRPSFAQDELESPLLGRKHPRPLS from the exons ATGGAGCTCATG GAGAAGGTGAAAAGGCTGGAGCAACTGCTTCTAAGAGCTCACATGGTTGTTGAGGAGGCAGATGGGAGATATATCGCCAATTCATGGATGCTCCTTCATCTGAAGACGATAGCCACAGCCATGTACCATGGCTACCATGTGCTGGACACCGTCAAGTTCAAGAAGAACAAGGAAGAAGACAATGATCTGGTAAATGACTCATCTGCCTCGTGTTTTGCCAATCCTCTCAAACGATCCCGCACTTCTACTGTTTGTAccgaaagaaagaagaaattcAGCATGGAGTTACAAGATGCACTGGAAAACCTAGAGGTTATCATTGGTGATATGAATGAGTTTGTCATCTTTCTAACTGGATGCGATCGCATGACCCATAAACCGTATGATACCTATCTCTATATAGACAATTTCATGTTTGGTCGACATGTCGAAAAGCAACATCTCATCAATCTCTTGCTGGAGAACAACATCTGTGGTCCTCCTGCAGTTATTCCAATTGTTGGAAGACGTGGAGTAGGGAAGAGAACACttattatgcatgcatgcaatgatGAGAGGGTTCGCTCTCATTTCAATCGTATTTTTCACATCAATGGAGAGAAACTCGGGGAAATTACAACCAAGAATGGAGATCTCTCAACCAGGACACTGGTAATTGTTGAATTTGCTTCAGATGTTGATGACAATGACTGgagaaagttttattcgtcGCTTACGAGCCTTAACAGAGGAAACAAAGTGATAATCTTAACTAGAGTTAAGAAATTGGTGAGATTTGGAACTGTCAAGCCCATTACTCTTGACATAATGGTGTATGAGGAGTACAGGTACCTACTGAAGACACTCTCATTTGGAAGTGCAAACCCAGCGGATCATCCACAGCTTGTTCCAATAGTGGAGGAATTAGCGATGCTACTGGGAGGCAGACTCATCCCAGCCAACATAATTGGATATGTATTGAGAAAGGATTTGAATGTTCAGTTCTGGCTTTCCAAACTCAAAGGGGTCCGATTTAGTATCGAGAATAACATGTCAGTGTCTGGTAGCCATCCAAACGAACTGTTTGATCAGGGTCATCCAGCACATTTGAAGGATTACATATTATATCCTGCTGCTAGTACCTCAAATAATGCTCCCAAAAATGATTTACCTTATTTGATATTTGGCGACTTGCTAGCCAGTAAAAGTTTTCTACCGAAGGGAGATTTCAATCTAGTTTCATGGGAGTCGAGGATACCACCGTACACTTCATTTGTTCACATGGCTCGCTTTCGTCCAAGTTTTGCCCAAGATGAATTGGAATCACCCTTGTTAGGAAGGAAGCATCCAAGGCCACTTTCGTAG